One segment of Rhodothermus bifroesti DNA contains the following:
- a CDS encoding HypC/HybG/HupF family hydrogenase formation chaperone, producing the protein MCLAIPGKIVAITQDEPLSRVGKVDFGGIFKEVNLTLVPEARVGDYVMVHVGVAISVVDEAEAYRVFEYLQQIDELTELKPPEMP; encoded by the coding sequence ATGTGCTTAGCTATTCCGGGTAAGATTGTCGCTATCACCCAGGACGAACCGCTCTCTCGCGTCGGCAAGGTTGACTTCGGGGGCATCTTTAAGGAAGTCAACCTAACGCTTGTGCCGGAAGCCCGCGTGGGTGACTACGTCATGGTGCACGTAGGCGTAGCTATTAGCGTCGTGGACGAAGCCGAAGCCTATCGCGTCTTTGAGTACCTGCAGCAAATAGATGAGCTGACCGAGCTCAAGCCCCCAGAAATGCCATGA
- the hypD gene encoding hydrogenase formation protein HypD: protein MKFIDEYRNREAALRYAQRIAKITTRPWTIMEVCGGQTHAIVRFGIDELLPPGLTLVHGPGCPVCVTPVELIDKALAIASLPGVIFCSFGDMLRVPGSRGDLFSVKAQGADVRIVYSPLDAVRLAQQYPDREVVFFAVGFETTAPANALAVLEAHRRGLKNFSMLVAHVLVPPAMEAILQSPNNRVQGFLAAGHVCTVMGYREYEPIAKKYRVPIVVTGFEPLDLLQGLYMCIRQLEAGRFEVENQYTRSVRRQGNLTAQQHIREVFEVVPRKWRGIGELPQSGLGLRAPYRAYDAEQKFGVAPLAAQEASECIAGEVLQGAKKPTACPAFGTRCTPEHPLGAPMVSSEGACAAYYRYRRFTPSYVSGL, encoded by the coding sequence ATGAAATTCATCGACGAATACCGCAACCGTGAGGCCGCACTGCGCTACGCCCAACGCATTGCCAAAATCACGACGCGGCCCTGGACCATCATGGAAGTCTGTGGGGGCCAAACGCACGCCATCGTGCGCTTTGGCATCGATGAACTGCTCCCTCCAGGCCTGACGCTGGTGCATGGCCCAGGTTGTCCGGTTTGCGTCACCCCCGTGGAGCTGATCGACAAAGCCCTGGCGATTGCTTCCCTGCCCGGCGTGATCTTTTGTTCTTTTGGAGACATGCTGCGCGTGCCAGGAAGCCGTGGCGACCTATTTTCGGTCAAAGCGCAGGGCGCAGACGTCCGCATTGTTTACTCACCCCTAGATGCGGTGCGCCTAGCGCAACAATACCCTGATCGCGAGGTCGTTTTTTTTGCTGTAGGCTTTGAGACCACGGCCCCGGCCAACGCGCTGGCTGTGCTCGAAGCCCATCGACGCGGCTTGAAGAATTTTTCGATGCTCGTAGCGCACGTGCTTGTTCCTCCCGCAATGGAAGCGATCCTACAGTCTCCCAATAACCGCGTGCAGGGTTTTCTGGCCGCTGGCCATGTGTGCACGGTGATGGGCTACAGGGAGTACGAGCCAATTGCGAAAAAATACCGGGTACCCATTGTTGTAACCGGATTCGAGCCCCTTGACCTGCTCCAAGGATTGTATATGTGCATCCGGCAGCTGGAGGCGGGCCGCTTCGAGGTAGAAAACCAATACACGCGTTCGGTTCGGCGCCAAGGCAACCTAACAGCGCAGCAGCATATTCGGGAAGTGTTCGAGGTCGTGCCCCGCAAATGGCGCGGCATCGGCGAACTGCCTCAAAGCGGGCTAGGCCTGCGGGCTCCCTATCGTGCCTACGACGCCGAGCAGAAATTCGGTGTCGCCCCCCTGGCTGCCCAAGAAGCCTCGGAGTGCATCGCTGGAGAAGTGCTACAAGGGGCCAAAAAGCCGACCGCATGTCCAGCATTTGGCACGCGCTGCACCCCTGAACATCCGCTGGGTGCACCCATGGTGTCGTCCGAGGGAGCCTGCGCAGCCTACTACCGCTACCGTCGCTTTACACCGTCGTACGTCTCAGGGTTATGA
- the hypE gene encoding hydrogenase expression/formation protein HypE, which yields MSDAFSLECPLPLQQYPHVLLAHGGGGRLMQQLIDTFTAAFANAELHRRHDGAVLTLADARLAFTTDAFVVHPLFFPGGDIGKLAVFGTVNDLAMCGARALYLSVSFILEEGLPMETLWRVVQSMQAAAQEAHVQIVTGDTKVVDRGKGDGLFVSTSGIGIIEHNQHIGPEAVRPGDAILLSGDIGRHGIAIMAVREGLAFETEIASDCALLSTPVLQLLEAGIEVHCLRDLTRGGLAAALIEIAQTARLCFQLEETAIPVRPEVQSACELLGLDPLYVANEGRFVAFVPETEAARALDVLRKVPVSAGACLIGHVTTDDPNGLVTLHTAIGTQRILDLLSGEQLPRIC from the coding sequence ATGAGTGACGCCTTCTCCCTTGAATGCCCACTGCCCCTGCAGCAGTATCCACACGTACTGCTCGCCCATGGTGGAGGGGGCCGGCTCATGCAACAGCTCATCGACACCTTCACGGCCGCTTTTGCCAATGCCGAGCTGCACCGCCGTCACGATGGGGCAGTGCTTACCCTTGCAGACGCCAGGCTAGCGTTCACCACCGATGCGTTCGTGGTGCATCCGCTTTTCTTCCCCGGAGGCGACATTGGCAAGCTAGCGGTTTTCGGCACGGTAAACGACCTGGCCATGTGCGGTGCCCGAGCGCTATATCTAAGCGTCAGCTTTATTCTCGAAGAAGGACTACCTATGGAAACGCTCTGGCGCGTGGTGCAGTCGATGCAGGCCGCTGCCCAGGAAGCCCATGTCCAAATCGTCACCGGCGACACCAAAGTGGTTGATCGCGGCAAGGGCGATGGGCTTTTTGTGAGCACCTCCGGCATCGGAATCATAGAACACAACCAGCACATTGGTCCCGAAGCCGTGCGGCCAGGCGATGCCATCCTCCTGAGCGGCGACATTGGCCGCCACGGCATTGCCATTATGGCTGTACGCGAGGGACTGGCCTTTGAGACCGAAATCGCAAGCGATTGTGCCTTGCTCTCTACACCGGTGCTGCAATTGCTTGAAGCTGGCATCGAGGTGCATTGCCTACGCGACCTAACCCGTGGGGGACTGGCCGCAGCCTTAATTGAAATTGCCCAAACCGCCAGGCTATGCTTCCAGCTCGAAGAGACGGCCATTCCCGTGCGGCCAGAAGTGCAGAGCGCTTGCGAGCTGCTGGGACTTGACCCCTTGTACGTAGCCAATGAAGGGCGTTTTGTAGCCTTCGTGCCCGAAACCGAAGCAGCACGGGCTCTGGACGTGCTGCGCAAAGTGCCCGTAAGTGCCGGCGCCTGCCTTATCGGTCACGTAACAACCGACGATCCAAATGGACTTGTCACACTCCACACTGCCATCGGTACCCAGCGCATTCTTGACCTGCTCAGCGGCGAGCAATTGCCCCGCATCTGCTAA
- a CDS encoding DMT family transporter, which produces MKTRTLQSDLLIVLATAIWGFAFVAQRVGMEHMGPFWFNALRFAMGSLVLVPLLRRRDPGALPATVQLRVGLLAGGILFLGASTQQIGLVYTTAGKAGFITGLYVVFVPLLGVLLKQRTYKEAWLGTGLAAAGMYLLSVAETPSVNPGDVLVLASAICWAFHIHLIDRYAHRMPPFRLAFMQFVACAGLSSLAAILWEAPSFLVARDAWGALLYAGVLSVGIGYTLQVVAQREAHPTHAAILFSLEAVFAALGGWWLLDETLTLRQLIGCGLMLGGMLLSQLRPFSRRSVPGAVHGNFK; this is translated from the coding sequence ATGAAGACCAGAACGCTCCAATCCGATTTGCTCATTGTGCTCGCTACGGCCATCTGGGGTTTTGCGTTTGTGGCGCAGCGTGTAGGTATGGAGCATATGGGGCCATTTTGGTTTAACGCGCTACGCTTTGCGATGGGCAGTCTGGTCCTCGTGCCGTTGCTGAGGCGACGCGATCCGGGGGCGCTTCCGGCAACCGTCCAGCTTCGGGTAGGATTACTGGCCGGGGGGATTTTGTTTTTGGGGGCTTCGACGCAGCAGATCGGGCTTGTTTATACCACGGCTGGCAAGGCTGGTTTTATTACGGGACTTTATGTGGTTTTCGTGCCTTTGCTAGGCGTGCTGCTCAAGCAACGCACCTACAAAGAAGCCTGGCTAGGCACTGGGCTGGCTGCCGCAGGAATGTACCTGCTCAGCGTTGCAGAGACGCCCTCGGTTAATCCTGGCGATGTGCTTGTATTGGCAAGCGCCATCTGCTGGGCTTTTCACATTCATCTGATTGATCGCTACGCGCATCGCATGCCGCCCTTTCGGTTAGCTTTTATGCAGTTTGTGGCATGCGCCGGGTTAAGTAGTTTGGCGGCTATCCTTTGGGAAGCCCCTTCCTTTCTTGTGGCTCGCGATGCCTGGGGAGCGTTACTGTATGCAGGGGTGCTTTCCGTAGGCATTGGCTATACCCTTCAAGTTGTGGCTCAGCGCGAAGCGCATCCCACACATGCCGCGATTCTCTTCAGCCTAGAAGCTGTTTTTGCGGCGCTAGGCGGCTGGTGGCTGTTAGATGAAACGCTTACCCTGCGCCAGCTTATCGGCTGCGGCCTAATGCTCGGGGGTATGCTGCTGTCTCAACTTCGCCCCTTTTCCCGACGCAGTGTTCCGGGCGCTGTGCACGGGAACTTTAAATAA
- a CDS encoding RsmB/NOP family class I SAM-dependent RNA methyltransferase, which yields MLLRVYPFWVASVVDVLQEIRCSPLPADTVLQQFFRKHRKMGKRDRAFVAETVYGMLRHYRRLAYAAQDQASDVRFLVLLYLRVFGFGAASLDLPISLSERSRLEAAARRFQAPALPADPVAALGITYSLPDWLVAAWMAALPYEAVERRCAALKEPAPLTIRVNTLKADRETVRQRLRAEGFPSQPTPYSPTGLILEEKAFIFRTRAFQEGLFEVQDEGSQLISLLTEAKPGQVVVDGCAGGGGKTLHLAALMQGKGRLYAFDVHKARLQELRPRARRADVHNIRLHVLPHNRAPIVQRLYGKADVVLIDAPCSGSGVLRRNPDAAWKITPERLAALVAQQQQILEAYAPLVRPGGRLVYATCSLLAEENERQIETFLAQHPEFTLLSAAEVLQRQHIALPGQTDAFLRLEPATHGTDGFFAAILLRT from the coding sequence ATGCTGCTTCGCGTCTATCCGTTTTGGGTCGCCTCAGTAGTTGACGTGCTGCAGGAGATCCGCTGTTCTCCGCTACCTGCCGACACCGTGCTGCAGCAGTTCTTTCGCAAACACCGAAAAATGGGCAAACGGGATCGGGCTTTTGTAGCCGAGACCGTTTATGGCATGCTGCGCCACTACCGACGGCTGGCCTATGCTGCCCAAGACCAAGCTAGCGATGTACGCTTTCTCGTGCTGCTCTATCTTCGGGTATTCGGCTTTGGAGCAGCGAGCTTGGATCTGCCCATAAGCTTGTCCGAGCGTAGCAGGCTTGAGGCTGCGGCTCGACGTTTTCAAGCGCCTGCGCTGCCTGCAGATCCGGTCGCAGCGCTTGGCATCACCTATAGTTTGCCCGACTGGCTGGTGGCTGCATGGATGGCCGCGTTGCCTTACGAGGCTGTCGAGAGGCGTTGCGCTGCCTTAAAAGAACCCGCTCCCCTAACTATCCGGGTCAATACGCTGAAAGCCGATCGCGAAACTGTCCGGCAACGCCTACGGGCTGAAGGCTTTCCCAGCCAACCCACACCGTACAGTCCTACAGGACTGATTCTTGAAGAAAAAGCTTTTATTTTTCGAACGCGTGCTTTTCAAGAAGGCTTATTTGAAGTGCAGGATGAAGGCAGCCAGCTGATCAGCTTACTTACTGAAGCCAAGCCAGGACAAGTAGTCGTGGATGGATGCGCAGGAGGTGGAGGCAAAACGTTGCATTTGGCCGCTCTAATGCAAGGTAAAGGGCGGCTGTATGCCTTCGACGTCCACAAAGCCCGTCTGCAGGAACTGCGCCCACGGGCGCGCCGCGCCGACGTGCACAACATCCGACTCCACGTGCTCCCGCACAACCGGGCGCCGATTGTGCAGCGGCTCTATGGCAAGGCCGATGTGGTCCTGATCGACGCCCCTTGCAGCGGCAGCGGCGTGCTTCGACGCAACCCAGACGCAGCCTGGAAAATCACACCAGAGCGCCTCGCTGCCCTGGTCGCGCAGCAGCAACAAATCCTCGAAGCTTATGCCCCTCTCGTCCGCCCAGGCGGCAGACTCGTCTATGCTACCTGTTCCCTGCTCGCTGAAGAAAACGAACGCCAGATCGAAACTTTTCTAGCACAACATCCCGAATTCACCCTACTCAGTGCTGCTGAAGTGCTTCAGCGACAACACATCGCCCTGCCCGGACAAACCGATGCCTTTCTGCGTTTAGAACCTGCCACGCACGGCACCGACGGTTTCTTCGCGGCCATACTCCTACGCACCTAA
- a CDS encoding two-component regulator propeller domain-containing protein has translation MAYKHWTWTVALLLGIATLQAQPTRLRFTHLTSDEGLSRSWVTAIVQDSLGFLWIGTAGGLNRYDGYRFTLYEHDPRDSSSLSSSYIRCLYVDRRGTLWVGTDAGLSRYIPEQDAFYNYTVSSRTGFQGGAVQDIVEDRRGMLWMASTNGLYRYDPKRGVFTLYRNDPAQASSLSHNDVRALLEDRKGNLWVATAGGLDRFDAASGTFEHFRHDPRDARSLPHNVLMDLVEDPYGYLWVATDGGGLGRLNLQAIGRGFDRFRHDPRNPRSLAIDRVRVLYVDRKGQLWVGTENGGLDLFDYKTETFYHNRRSRTDPSSLNNESIWALFQDRTGNLWVGTFAGGLNVLKPNSNAIEHYRSIPGDPYSLNANAISRFYEDRKGNLWVATDGGGFHRFDRQTGRFYGYSMANTNLRTDAIFAMTEDAEGNLWVGGWGGGIARFDRARERFTEHFDETNLLLTPHVFDALVDEQNRLWVANFLGGLVRIDLNTRKSHVYTPENSGLSSNQILRMLRDPEGRLVLATQNAGVSIFDPLTETFTTYQHDPNNANSLSSNSVLAILAPDAYTLWVGTQHGLNHIDRRTGATARYYREDGLPSNIIVGLARDHAGRLWVATNSGLCRFDPQEKSCVLYTKADGLQGNEFNRFSDYVSRDGALYFGGFNGFNVIYPERFVQNTTPPLIVLTDFRLFNQPVRIGTKDSPLQQHISVTRTLKLAYWQNVVTFEFAALDFTAPSKNRYAYKLEGFDLDWNEVGPQRTATYSNLDPGRYVLLVRGTNNDGLWSTQPAKLELIITPPFWETWWFRAFVVSALIASVAAVVQRTRQRHKYLESVNAELAAMNQRLEAEMRHAAEAEQEKRRALEEAAEHDRQAKAQLEAQQQYLEHSVLEMLSAMERFSRGDLTVSLSATQEDAIGRLFTGFNQAVANIEAILREVTSVVQATADTSREISHNSDELAAGVQQLTYQTAEVASAIEEMVRTTAETTRSLSQAAALAEQSSAQAEHGGQVAKDAVQRMTEVAQAVAQSSETIRALDENTQKINAMARIIDEIADQTNLLALNAAIEAARAGDQGRGFAVVADEVRKLAERTAAATKEIEQMTAQIRRDTSRAVTSMHQVNREVDAGRRLVDQVGMLLEDIIARSKQVQDYIAQIATASEEQSATIQHISENVETIAQITQQAAAGNTSIASAMQQLAQRMENLRRLVARFRFDSAVSAETSA, from the coding sequence ATGGCATATAAGCACTGGACCTGGACCGTAGCCCTACTGCTAGGGATTGCTACGCTCCAAGCACAACCGACACGGCTTCGGTTCACCCATCTGACCAGCGATGAAGGGCTTTCCCGCTCATGGGTGACTGCTATAGTGCAGGACTCGTTGGGCTTTTTGTGGATTGGTACGGCTGGGGGTTTAAACCGCTACGATGGCTACCGCTTCACGCTTTACGAGCACGATCCGCGCGACAGCTCGAGCCTGAGCAGCAGCTACATTCGTTGCCTGTATGTTGACCGTCGGGGTACGCTTTGGGTTGGTACCGATGCTGGCCTAAGCCGCTACATTCCTGAGCAAGACGCTTTTTATAACTACACCGTAAGCAGTCGCACTGGCTTTCAAGGTGGAGCCGTCCAAGATATCGTAGAAGACCGTAGGGGTATGCTTTGGATGGCCAGCACCAATGGCCTATATCGTTATGATCCTAAACGCGGGGTTTTTACCCTTTACCGTAACGATCCCGCCCAAGCATCTAGCCTGAGCCACAACGACGTGCGGGCTTTACTAGAAGACCGTAAAGGTAATCTTTGGGTGGCTACCGCTGGTGGACTAGACCGCTTCGACGCTGCCAGTGGCACGTTTGAACACTTCCGCCATGATCCTCGCGATGCACGCAGCCTGCCGCACAATGTGCTTATGGATTTGGTCGAAGATCCTTACGGCTACCTCTGGGTGGCAACCGATGGCGGTGGGCTGGGGAGGTTGAATCTGCAGGCGATTGGCCGCGGCTTTGATCGCTTTCGCCATGACCCTCGCAATCCTCGAAGCTTGGCCATCGATCGCGTACGCGTGCTTTATGTCGATCGCAAAGGCCAACTCTGGGTTGGCACAGAAAACGGGGGGCTAGATCTTTTCGACTACAAAACCGAAACATTTTATCACAACCGACGCAGTCGTACTGATCCTAGTAGCTTAAACAACGAATCGATCTGGGCGCTCTTTCAAGATCGGACTGGTAACCTGTGGGTTGGCACGTTTGCTGGCGGGCTCAACGTGCTTAAGCCAAACAGCAATGCCATCGAACACTACCGCAGCATTCCCGGCGATCCCTACAGCCTGAATGCTAATGCCATAAGCCGTTTTTACGAAGACCGAAAGGGAAACCTTTGGGTAGCTACGGATGGCGGGGGCTTTCATCGATTCGACCGCCAAACAGGTCGCTTCTATGGCTACAGTATGGCCAATACGAACCTCCGCACCGATGCGATTTTTGCTATGACAGAGGATGCCGAAGGCAATCTCTGGGTTGGCGGCTGGGGTGGGGGCATTGCCCGTTTCGATCGCGCACGGGAGCGCTTTACCGAGCATTTCGACGAAACCAATCTGCTTCTTACACCCCACGTGTTTGATGCCCTTGTGGATGAACAGAACCGGCTTTGGGTGGCGAACTTTCTGGGTGGGCTGGTGCGCATCGATCTCAACACCCGAAAGTCCCACGTATACACTCCAGAAAACAGTGGCCTAAGCAGCAATCAGATTCTCCGCATGCTGCGCGATCCGGAAGGGCGCCTTGTACTAGCCACACAAAATGCCGGCGTAAGCATTTTTGATCCACTTACGGAAACGTTTACCACCTATCAACACGACCCCAACAATGCCAACAGCCTCAGCAGCAATTCGGTGCTTGCTATCCTTGCGCCTGATGCGTACACGCTCTGGGTAGGGACGCAACACGGTCTCAACCACATCGACCGCCGTACAGGCGCCACGGCCCGCTACTATCGCGAAGATGGCCTTCCGAGCAATATCATCGTTGGTTTGGCACGCGACCACGCAGGACGCCTATGGGTGGCGACCAACAGCGGCTTATGTCGCTTCGATCCTCAGGAAAAAAGCTGCGTGCTTTATACCAAAGCAGATGGTTTGCAGGGCAACGAGTTCAACCGCTTTTCAGATTACGTCTCGCGAGATGGGGCTCTTTACTTTGGGGGCTTTAACGGATTCAACGTGATTTATCCCGAACGCTTTGTGCAGAACACCACACCGCCTTTGATCGTGTTGACCGACTTCCGGCTGTTTAACCAACCCGTACGCATTGGCACCAAAGATAGTCCGCTGCAGCAACACATTAGCGTAACACGCACGCTGAAGCTTGCTTACTGGCAAAACGTCGTGACTTTTGAGTTTGCTGCACTGGACTTTACGGCGCCTTCGAAAAATCGTTATGCCTACAAGCTCGAAGGTTTCGACCTGGACTGGAACGAGGTGGGGCCACAGCGAACGGCTACCTACAGCAATCTGGATCCAGGTCGCTACGTGCTGCTTGTTCGCGGTACGAATAACGATGGTCTCTGGAGCACGCAACCAGCCAAACTGGAGCTTATCATCACGCCGCCTTTTTGGGAGACGTGGTGGTTTCGCGCTTTTGTCGTTTCAGCGCTTATCGCCTCTGTTGCAGCCGTGGTCCAACGCACCAGGCAACGCCATAAGTACCTAGAATCCGTCAATGCCGAACTGGCCGCCATGAACCAGCGGCTTGAAGCTGAGATGCGGCATGCTGCCGAAGCTGAACAGGAAAAACGGCGCGCACTCGAAGAGGCTGCCGAACACGATCGCCAAGCCAAAGCCCAGCTCGAAGCCCAGCAGCAATACCTGGAGCATAGCGTGCTGGAAATGCTCTCAGCAATGGAACGCTTCTCACGGGGTGACCTTACCGTATCGCTTAGCGCCACTCAGGAGGATGCCATTGGTCGCCTGTTTACTGGATTTAACCAGGCAGTAGCAAACATCGAAGCCATCCTGCGTGAAGTCACTTCGGTCGTCCAGGCTACGGCCGACACCAGCCGGGAAATTTCGCATAACTCAGACGAACTAGCCGCAGGCGTGCAGCAACTTACCTATCAGACGGCCGAAGTGGCTAGCGCGATCGAAGAGATGGTGCGCACCACTGCAGAAACCACGCGCAGCCTTAGCCAGGCTGCAGCACTAGCCGAACAATCTTCTGCCCAGGCCGAACATGGCGGTCAAGTCGCAAAGGACGCCGTCCAACGCATGACCGAAGTCGCACAGGCCGTTGCCCAATCTTCAGAAACCATTCGTGCCTTGGACGAAAACACGCAGAAAATCAATGCGATGGCGCGCATTATCGACGAAATTGCAGACCAAACAAACCTGTTGGCGCTCAATGCAGCCATCGAAGCCGCTCGGGCCGGCGATCAAGGCCGTGGTTTTGCGGTGGTAGCTGATGAGGTACGTAAGCTGGCTGAACGAACCGCTGCCGCAACGAAAGAAATCGAGCAGATGACGGCCCAGATTCGCCGCGACACTTCCCGGGCTGTAACCTCTATGCATCAGGTCAACCGCGAAGTGGACGCGGGCAGGCGCCTGGTAGACCAGGTAGGTATGCTCTTGGAAGACATCATTGCCCGCTCCAAACAGGTACAAGATTACATTGCACAAATTGCCACAGCAAGCGAAGAGCAGTCTGCAACCATCCAGCACATTAGCGAAAACGTGGAAACCATCGCCCAGATCACCCAGCAGGCGGCAGCAGGCAATACGTCTATCGCTTCCGCCATGCAGCAACTTGCCCAGCGCATGGAAAATCTCCGCCGCCTAGTAGCTCGCTTCCGCTTCGACAGCGCGGTTTCTGCAGAAACAAGCGCCTGA
- a CDS encoding dienelactone hydrolase family protein — MPLDRRAFLELLLGAAALGSKSSVRPEECLTALTNDEEAGSVLGAYGRWAACLAEDPPRLSLRRLAPVDLRAWQVQARARVQALLAAPEIGLDRSLKVQARLVYRDVVVEDLVWQLPFGPPTRAYLLRPVNASRPLPGVLAFHDHGGDKFFGREKIVDPGARHPLMVAHQEKHYEGQAWANELARRGYVVLVPDVFPFGSRRIRLEAVPERVRRGLPPEDPKTEVEIRAYNEWAAWHEHMVARSLLAAGTTWPGVLLAELRYALDVLCSLPEVDPERIGCGGFSGGGWQTVLLAGMDNRIRCAVVSCMMTTWRDLVVNRSYTHTWMLYVPLLAHELDYPELLGLRVPAPTLVQCGTQDPLFTLAEMQRAVDQLQEVYRCVSAEAQLQCSFYDSGHCFGRAMQTEAFSWFDQWLKA, encoded by the coding sequence GTGCCTTTAGATCGCAGAGCGTTCCTGGAGCTTTTACTGGGGGCAGCTGCGCTCGGCAGCAAAAGTAGCGTACGCCCCGAGGAATGCCTAACAGCGCTGACAAATGATGAAGAAGCCGGATCTGTGCTTGGCGCTTATGGCCGTTGGGCTGCTTGTTTGGCTGAGGATCCCCCAAGGTTGTCCCTTCGGCGCCTAGCGCCAGTAGACCTAAGGGCATGGCAGGTGCAGGCGCGTGCTCGGGTGCAGGCCTTGCTGGCTGCACCGGAAATCGGGCTAGATCGCTCCCTTAAGGTACAGGCGCGCCTTGTCTATAGGGATGTGGTGGTTGAAGACTTGGTTTGGCAACTTCCTTTTGGGCCACCTACGCGGGCTTATCTACTACGCCCAGTAAACGCCTCCCGGCCTTTGCCCGGCGTGCTGGCTTTTCATGATCATGGTGGGGATAAGTTTTTCGGCCGGGAGAAGATTGTCGATCCAGGTGCACGTCATCCATTAATGGTAGCCCACCAGGAAAAACACTATGAGGGACAGGCTTGGGCCAATGAACTAGCCCGACGGGGCTATGTGGTGCTCGTACCCGACGTGTTTCCGTTTGGCAGCCGGCGCATTCGGCTTGAAGCAGTGCCAGAGCGCGTGCGTCGCGGCCTGCCCCCTGAAGACCCTAAGACAGAGGTCGAAATTCGTGCCTATAATGAATGGGCAGCTTGGCATGAGCATATGGTTGCCCGTTCGCTGCTGGCTGCGGGTACGACCTGGCCGGGTGTGCTGCTTGCGGAGCTTCGCTACGCTTTGGATGTGCTGTGTAGTTTGCCTGAGGTGGACCCCGAGCGCATCGGGTGTGGAGGATTTTCCGGTGGCGGTTGGCAAACGGTCCTGCTAGCTGGAATGGACAATCGCATCCGCTGCGCTGTGGTCAGCTGCATGATGACCACATGGCGCGATTTGGTGGTGAACCGGAGTTACACGCATACCTGGATGCTTTACGTTCCTCTTTTAGCACACGAGCTGGACTATCCAGAGCTCTTAGGATTGCGCGTGCCAGCCCCAACGCTTGTGCAATGCGGCACGCAAGATCCGCTCTTTACCCTTGCAGAAATGCAGCGTGCTGTTGATCAATTGCAGGAAGTGTACCGCTGCGTATCTGCCGAAGCGCAGCTGCAGTGCAGCTTTTACGATAGCGGCCACTGTTTTGGCCGGGCGATGCAAACGGAGGCCTTTAGCTGGTTTGATCAGTGGCTAAAGGCTTAA